TCTACAATGACGCCTACAGAGGCAACGTCTCCTATCTTGCCGAGTGCATCTAACATCGCTACCTTTGTATCGTTGTTAGACTCTTCAACAAGAGCCTGCTCTAACTCTACGCGGCCTAGGCCCAGATAACCTAATCCTACTGCAGCTGCACATCGTAAAGGCCAGTCTTTCTCTTGAAGCATCTGCTTAAATAATGGTGATGAGGATTCGTCCCCAAGTAAACCTAATGCTCCCGATAAAGCAGCCGCCATATCTTGAGGTACATCACTTCTATTGAAACATTTTTCTAAATGTTCATGCAAAAGAGATGCCGCAGCTTCATCGCCCAATACTCCTAAGGTTCTAACACAAGCTATCTGTAACTCTTCATCGTCTGTCTCTGTAAACAATCTGACTAAATCAGAACCCGCTTCTTTATGTTTTATAACACCTAAGAATTTAATAAATGATTTTTTATCATAATTATTATTGCTTAATCTCAAAGTCTCTAAAACAGTAGCCCCGTATACGCTGAGATCTACAGAGGAGTCACGTTGAGCATGGTATAATAAGCCGGTAAGAGCCTCTTCTTTTGATTCTTCACCTTGAGGATTAACAAATTCTGCTGCAATCTCATCTACGCTAACTTCATACCACCAGGGTGGAGCATCATATTCAACACCATTAATAACCATAGCAGCAATAGAATATCCTGCTACAAACCATAATAATAAATAACCATACGCTTCTACTTCCCTTGTTGGGTATATCCCAGAAGATGAGATCAGAAATACAACTGCTAAAAAAATACATATCAATCTCTTCATTGTTCTACCTCCTGTATGCTTTTATTAACATTGCCAAACCCGTAAATTTCATACAACATTTATACCATATAAATCCAACTTGTCAAATTACTTTTAAATGTTTTTATTTTGCTTGTTACAACTAAAACTCTTAGTGTCCAAAAAGTGTCCAGAATAGGTGGCAATACATGGTAATAGACGATAATAGGTGGTAATACAGGTAAGTCGCTAACTGGTTTATTTTAAAGGGAATAAATACAATACCTTGATTTTGTTGAAGTTACAGAAAACACCTGAATCTCATTGCGAACGAGATGCTCTCCCAACTGAGCTACACCCCCTGTATATCAACTAAGCCGTTGAATTTATAACACTACCAAAGCCAATCAAACTTATCAATGCTAAAATCTAAGACAAATAAATCGGAAAATAACAGTACATTATTATTTCTCTAAAGCCGCCCTTACAGTCCCCACAACAGGGATATTGATGTTGAACTGAGCCAAGAGCGGGACTTTCTTTTTATCACCGGAGAACCAGATCCAGGCCTCTCCTCTTGCCTTCTCTTGTCCACTCGATGCTTTAATATTGACTAAAACAACATCTGGAGTACCATGCCCGCGTAGCTCGAGAAGCCCCTTCTTCACAACTTCAATATCTATCTGCCATATTTTTGCTCTTTGAATCGCTTTAAAGCTATGGAGGCCTTTATCAAAATCAGAGGTTCTAAATTTATAGAAGCAGCTGAAAAAATCATAATAGTCAGGCTCTAGATCTATCTCTTTCTTAGAATCATCAAGGAGAGAGTGGTATATTAACTTATTATTCTTATAATCAAATATTGTCTCTGATTCAGAACGATACCCGCCCTCTCTTCTTTTGACTATATAGGCCAAAGGTTTTAAGCTCTTGCTATCGATATAAGAATGGAACTCATCTTTAACTTTAAATATAAAGTTTAAAACCTTATGCGTCCGCATTGTTATAACTATATGATAGCATTCAACTCCATTGTATTCTTCTAACCCTAGATTCTTAAATTCAGCCTCGGCAACAATCAATCCAAGCCAGCGAATCTTATAGAGATGCTCCTCATGAGCAAAATCGGCCACTTCACTTCTTGGTATAACAATATCTTTTTCTTGCCACTCTCTGCTGTAGATAGCAGGTGACTGCATAGCCATTCTTCTGGCACAAGAGATATTTACAATTAAGATGAGGATTAACAGTAACCTCTTTATATCTGGACCTCACTTATCATCTTTACAAACTGACCATAGACTCTATCGACTGCAATATTCTTAAGACAGATAAAACCTTTTTTGCAGTTATGAGCAAGGCATTCCTTACATCCTGAATCTTCATATATTACTTTAGCATGCTCTCCCAAAGGACCCCAGCGCTTATACGATAGCCCGGCTTGATTTCTTCCAAATATCACAATCAGAGGCTTGTCTAGGCTATCGGCTATATGCATAGGACCTGAATCATTGGATATCATAAGAGAAGCCCTTGATATTAAAGCCACCGATCTCTCTAAAGTAATGTTGTAATAAAGATAGGGACTAATCTCTGGATGCTGATTCAATCTATCTCTTAGTTCTTCATCGTCAGGACCTAATATAAATATAACCTCTAAGTTGTTTTTGAGCTTTATTCTTTTTGAAAGTTCTATGAAATTTTCTAAATCCCAAAGTTTTGATTTACAAGATGCCCCGGGGTGGATAACAGCAAAGCGGGTTATATTTTTACTTTGAAGCTCTCTATCTACCCACTCTAAAGCACCTCTATCTGGAACTATAAACTGATTTAAAGATATCTTATCAATACCTATTTTTCTAAGAAGATCGAAATTATATTCTGCTTCTGACTTCTCACCTTCCTGCTTCTTATGTTCAACCCTCATATTATTAAGTAAGCCCAGCTTAGAATCATAGCCCACTCTTTTTGGAATACTCCCGAGAAAAGAGAGCAAATGATTTCTATTTGTAGGATGGAGATGTACAGATAGATCAAACTTCCTCTCTCTGATCTCTCTAAGCAATCTTAAAAACCCTAAGATACCTTTATGATTTTTATCTTTATCTAAACCAATTACTTCATCGATATAAGGATTGTCTTTTAAAAGCGCTACCGTCTTAGAGTTAGAGAGAAAACAGATGTATGCATTGGGAAATTTATTTCGTACCGCCTCAATGGCCGGAGTAGTAAGCAGTAAGTCTCCCATCCTATCTGTACGACTAAGAAGAATCCTGTTATATTCATTGCTCCCATCCCTTTTCTTACCATCCAGTATCTTCTCGATAATATTTAAAACATAGTACGGTTTAATAGACTCCAGGCATCTCTTGTCGGAAAAGATGCATTGAGCCTTCTCACAAGGCGAACAAGAATAGCTTCTCTTAATAAGAGCTGAATTATCTGCTAATGGCCCATATTTAACCGCAGGTGTAGGGCCAAATATTGCAACCGTAGGTCTATTTGAGCTTGAAGACAGATGTAGAGATGCGCTGTCATTTGTTATAACTATCTCTGCCCCTGCTATTAAACAGGCTAACTGGGGTATAGTAGTCTTAGCTCCAAGGTTCTTAACCCTGCCATCTAGGACCAACTCTTCTAAGACACTCTTCTCCTGGTCGTTGCCTGTTAAGACAATGTCTAAATCGGGATATTTCATCAGGAGAAGTGCTATTAAAGCCTTGTAATGCTTTAGAGGCCAAGACTTGGTAAAACTCTTTGCAGTAGCAGAGATCACTAGATACTTATTGAGCCCAAATGAATCTATATGCTCTCTCTCTTTATCGCTCCATAAAACTTTAGGCTTAAAGATACCGAGCTCTTCTTTGCTGAAAAGCTCTCTTAAAGCCATGTTATGCTTAAGATATGCATGAGCCTTGACTTTCTTGCTCTTTAAAGAGTGAAACGATATTAAAAAAGATGCGAAGATATTCTTTAAATCTACAACTAAATCATAATTCTGTTTTCTCAAACTTATAAAAAATCTAAACTTATCTAAGAAAGAGAGGCTCTTCTTGTATAGGTGAATCCGGTTGACTCTATCATCACAAGAGAATACGCCCTGAGCTCTCTCATCAACCACGATATCTAAAACAAGGTTAGGAAATTTGGCTTTTAAAGCTTCTAACACTCCTGTTGTTAAGACAGCATCGCCTATATTGCTTAAGGTTATAATAAGTATCTTCACATTAAAAATTAAAAACTAAATAATGAATCTATTTTTTAATATTTGGAGAACCCTTAAATCTAGCAAATACCATAAACCCTGTATGGCCTACCATTCTATGTTGAGGTCTAACGCTATAGCCCTTTATCTGCCAAGGCCTAAGCAGCACCTCAACTATCTCTATATCTAGAAACGATTCAGTTGCTTCTAGTTCTTTAACAAACCTCTCGGCTTGAATAATGGTCGGTATGTAGGAAGAGAAACTCCCTCCTCTTCGTAAAGATTTAACCGCCTCAGGTATAACCTCCCAGGGTTGAGAGAAGTCCAGCACTATAGCATCCAGATTATCCTCGTCTATCACATTAGAAATATCCTGCTGTTTTAAGGTTACATTGCTGGGGAATTTATTATAAAACTTCTCTAAATTTTTCCGTGCAACATCCTGCAATTCAGAACGGTTGTCATATGAGTATATATGCCCTTTTTTACCCACATAACGACTCAACGCTAAGAGTAATGCCCCAGAGCCTGTCCCTGCTTCAACAATCCTGTCTCCAGGCTTTATATCCGCTAAAAAGAGTATAATCCCTATATCTTTAGGGTGTATTATGGCTGTCTTTCTGCCCATCTTGTGTATAAAATCATTTAAGGTAGGATAGAATACGGAGACCTCTCTATTTGTAGATGTTAAAAATACCTCCCCCTCTTCCTTCCCAATCATATCCTTGTGATGGACTATTCCTACATGAGATTGAAACCTTCCTTTAGAATCTAATTTTTGAAGATAGGTTTTGTTTTTATCATCCCTTACTATGACAAGTTCATTTTTCTTGAAACTCATATCTAGCTTTCTCCTTTTCTATTAATTTACAATATGAACAGACCTCTTGAGTTGTCAACATACCGCACCTAGAGCATTCATTTAGACAGAGCCCCTCATCTCTCTCAAATATATCTTTCTTTTTATCCAAAAACTGAAATAGAAAACTACTCTTTGTACCTGGAGAATGTTCTTCTATCAAATCAAGAGCCTCTTTATATACGTCCTGAGTATTGCCTTTTTTAAACGGACAGCTATCACTAAGGTAATCTATGCCTTCTAGGTCAGCATAGGTCTTTATCTCATATTCACTCATTTTATATAGCGGCTTTACTCGGCTGATAAGCTTAGAACCTACTGCATCAAGCCTGGGATACTGCCTCCTAATATAGCCTAGCTGCCAACGTAATATATTACCAAGCAGGGTTGCACTCTCATCGTCTAAATTATGCCCTGTAGCTATGACTGAAAAACCGTTCTCATAAGCATATCTATTCAGCCAGTATCTTTTAATCATCCCGCATACTGAACAGAATCTCTTCTTTTTCAACATCGTTCTTATGTCAAACCCTGTTAACTCTTCAATCTTTAGTACCTTAAACTTAAGCCCTCTCTCTTTTGCAAAGTTAGAAATCTTATTCTTACTGGCACTGGAGAAACCCTCTATGCCTAGGTCTAAAAAAATACCCTCGCTCTTATAGGCCAGCTTATTAATAAGATGCCAGCAAAGTAGTGAATCTTTACCGCCTGAAACAGCAACAAGGACAGGCTCCTGCCTACTAAACATCTCCATATCTGCTACCGCCCGCCTAAATTGTCTATCCAGAAAAACCCTAAAATCCTCTTCACAAAGTTTTAAATTATGACTCTTTAATTTAAGCGAAGCTTCATTACCGCAAATTTTACAATTCATATTTTTATCTAAATCTTAAAATATATTCTGCAAACATCCTATCTAAGATTCTATATTTTTTATCATCCCGCCGCAAAATAAGGTTCTTATCGACCAATCTATAGACGAAATTTTTAATATTAGAGACAGGGTAGTTTTTTATCTTCTCTTCAAAAATGATTATATCTTTTAGTTGAGTGAGACTAAGGTAGTCTCCCTTCTCTGCAAATATATGAAGTAATTCTTTCTCTCTCTCGCTGGCTTTATCATAGAGTGAAGAAAAATATTCAATACCAAGATCCTTTAATGTGTTGAGCAGTGAAACCTCCCAGCACTCTTTACTTACAACCCCTTTTATCTGATTATCATAAAGATGGTTTGCCAAGAGCTGCAGCTCATAAGGATGGCCTTCGGAGTAATCCCAACAATTATCCATAATACTGCTTTCAAAGATAACCCCTGTACCATTAAGAGTGTTCTTCACTGTAGCCATCAGGCTATCTTTTGGGAGTTTATCCAATATCTGTTTCTTTCTAAAAAATCTGCCTATAGGATCATATCTTTTTAAAAAATCCGTCCAGCCCGAGGGGGTTGAGGCAAGCACAAAAAGAATATTGGTCTCTTTTATCAAATCTTCATTTGAGAGAGCAATCCTTAGGAGATCTAAGACCTTAGGCATCTCAGATATATTCTGAATATCATCGACCAAAACCACCAACATCTGAGAGTTTGAACCTTTAAATATACTCTTTAACGCTTCAACAAGTGAGATGGCTGCATTCTTTGATCTATTTTGAAAAGAAGAGAGGTCTATATCTAGGCCGAGGCCGAAAGTTATCTCCTCGACAATTGACGACAGGACATCCCTGTAAGAATCTCTAGGACCGCTCTTGGCTAAAGAGGTATATGCTGCCTTACAAGATTCATTCTGAGAGATTTTCTTGTAATATTTAAGAAGAGATGTCTTACCCCTTCCCCATTCTCCTAAAAGCAGTAGATGGAAATACTCTCTCTCTTTTCTTTTCTGCAAGAGGCTGGAGAAATCTTTAACCAGCTGCTCTCTCCCGCCTAAAATCCTTGGCTCAAGACCTGATTGCGGAGTAAAAGGATTGGTCAATATTTCAGCCATAAAGGGATTTTATATCTTTTGGGTTGCAGAATCAAACTATTTTTGTAACTTTTGTACCTTAATCAAATAATATTTATCTGTCTCAGATATTATATCAAGAGCAGGCAGCCTCTCCTTCAAAAAAGAGAGCTCCTCCTTAGGGATTATGATATCGCTGCCTTTAAAATTTTCTATTTCTTTTATCTCCTTTACTTGAGATTTAGAATAAAAGAGAATGCTGGGCTTAAAGAACTTCCAAGTGTAGATAACCTCGACATCTAAGTCTCTGCCTTTAAAGAGATTCTCGGTCGAGCGGTAATTGGAGAATGCATCTCCGTAAGCTATCAAAAGATAGAAGTATATCAAGGTAGGCGCTAGAGAAAGATATGGAAACTGGGTTTTGAGCTTTCTCCTATGCAATATCAACAGAGGAAGAGCTATGAGAAATATTATCAAAGCTATGTTTTTAAAAGGTATATCTAACCCAACATCTATGAAATCTGAGACTATAAATCTAAGAGCAAAGCTGACAGCCGCTAGCATAAAAAAGAAGAACAATCCAACTCTTGTCCTCTTCTCCCAAGCTCTCTCTACGCTATTACTAAGCACTACGGCTAATGGCGGAAAGATAGATAGAATATAGGTTGGAAGCTTACTCTTGCAGAGGCTAAAAAATATAACTGCTGTAAAAATATAGCTTATTAAAAACCTATTCAACTTAATTGTTAAATCAGACTTTCTTAAACCAAATAAGAATAGTATCCAAGGTAGAGACCCTATAAATATTAAAGGAATATAATAATAAAAAGGCTCTCTATGTACAAAACCTCCTTGAAATCTTCCCAGAGTCTCTTGTCTTATGAGCTCTAAAAACTCAACTTGGCCTATTTTTAAAAAAAGAATCAAATACCAAAACCCGCCTATTAAAAACATGAGCATAATACCCCAAGGATTTAAAAATCTCCTTAAATAATGTGAATCTTTTTCGATAATAGAGAAGATCGAGACAGATAAAAATATTAAGATCACCCCTACAGGTCCTTTGGTAGCCAAAGACAGACCAGCAAAAATAAAAGATAGCAGTATAAACTTCTTGTTGCTCAAGCTGCGCCAAAAAGCAAAGATAGAAAAAACAATAAAAGCCGTGAAAAGCATGTCTGTTATAGCAATGCGCGAACTTATTAAGAAAGCAGGAAAGCTAAGTAAGATTAAGGTTGGAATAAAAGAATTTTTATTTTTCTCTCTTTTTATAAAAAAATACAATCCTAAAATCAAAGCCAATCCAGATAGCGCCGATGGAAAACGAGCTGCAAACTCATTGACACCGAATATCTTATAAGATGCCACAATAGTCCAATAGAAAAGAATCGGCTTGTTAACCCGCGGAGCTGAGTTAAGAAGAGGGATAAGGTATTGATTCGAAGCCATCATCTCTCGGGCAGACTCTGCATAACGACCCTCATCGGGGTCTATCAAAGAGAGGTGGCCCAATAAAAAAAAGAGAATAAATGCAGAGATTAAAACAAGGCCTATTGTTTTCACTTAATCAACTTGATGTTTCTTATGTATTAAATAAAGATTACGCGAGTATATAATCACGCCTACTGACTGCCCTAACATAAAAACAGGATCTTTGCGAAATATAGAATAACTTAAAAGCAATACGCCTCCTGCTATGCTAAAATACCAAAACGATACTGGGACTATACTCTTCTTCCTCTTCTCAGACGCAAGCCATTGAATTAAAAAACGCATAGAGAACATTATCTGCCCCAAAAAACCCACTAGAAGCCAGAGATTTGTATTCATAACTCCTCCTTAATATGAGGTTTAATATAATTTTTTTTCATCCAGAGAACAATAAATGTATCTACTAAAGATTTAAGCATCCTGTTTTTTATCCCATATTTACTCTTACCGAATTTTCTCTTTCTATGATTGACCTCAACCTCTATAACAGATGCTCCATGGAGTTTAAGCAGGGAGGGGAGGAATCTGTGAAAACCGCGAAACATCTCTATCTTAGCCAAAACATCCCTTCTATATACTTTAAGCATGCAGCCTGTATCTTTAATATCATCTTTTATAATTTTGTTTCTTATGCTATTTGCTATCTTTGACGCAAACTTCTTTTTAAAAGAGTCCGCTCTATTTTTTCTCCACCCTGAAACAACATCATAACCTTTTTCAAGATAAGGAAGCAGTTTTAGAATTTCAGTAGGATCATTCTGCAAATCTGAATCCATAGTTACTACAATATCACCACTGGCCCTGTCAAAACCGACCTTTAAAGCGCTGGATTGCCCATAGTTCTTTTCAAAAGACAGAACCTCAACAGTCTGGTCTTCTCTTTTTATACTTTTGATAATATCCAAGCTATTATCAGTAGAACCATCATCTATAAAGATAATCTCAGACTCAATGGCAGCAGAGTTGATGAGGCCTTTAAGCTCTTCATAGAGAATCGGGATGTTCTCTTCTTCATTATATACCGGGATTACAAATGAAATCTTCATAAGGTTATTGGATTTTAGTGTTTAACCATAATAAAATCAAGTCTAAATAGACTATTCCGATATTTCACTTTCAATGCTTATCTCAACCGGATCTCCAGGAGCTCCAGTAATTATAGCCGTATAACTGCCGTTAAGTCCCGCTATATCCACACTTTCATTTAATCCTGCAGTTCTATAGCTCCAGTCATCGTAGAGCTTCTGCTTTGCCCTCTCAACTCCCATATCATTGACACACATAGTCTGAACCATACGGTAGAACCCTTTCGCTATCTCTGTTCTATTGGCAAAAACAGAGGCAAGCATCATTCCAAAAATAGAGAATAACATCATTAGAAATATTACCAAAAGAAGAGCCAGTCCATCTTTTTTAATTAAATTATTCATCTAGATAAAAAGTTTCTCGGAAAGACATAAGAGTTAAAAGCACTGCTCTGATCACCTTTATAAGCATTAAATCTTAAGTATAAATACCAGATATCTTCAATCTGTGCAGCAGATAGAATTCCAGCAACAGGAATAATCTCGGCATTGCTCTGGTTGTAATACTTTACCTGGAAACTACTAACATTCTTAATTAGGGGCTGAGAGTTTTTATAGATAATATTACTGTTATATACATAAGCAATGCTCTCTGAATCAATATTTGTAAAGGTTACAGCATCATCTGAAGCAAAGCTTATAGTAGGATCGGATGATGAGTCTACGCCTATCTCTTTTAAATCCCGACTCATAAAATCAAGCGCTAACTTAGAGTCCTGCTCTAATGCATATCTCTGAGTTAAAAATTTCCAAGAATCAACCACTCTAAGCACATAGAGCGAAACACCGTAAGAGAAGATTCCCATAAGAACGATGACCATTATTACCTCTATTAATGTAAACGACTTTTTATTTCGTATTATGCCCCGCATAGCTAACTCCATTAGATACAGTTATAGTGTCAAATTGAACATGGTTGGCTAATATATCTATTCTCTTATAATCTGTTACAGCTATAGCTATACTATCCCAATCGGCTGAAGAATCAGGATTATTTACATAATAGACAGAAACAGTAACGGTAATATTAGGATAATCTGAATCTACGAAAGAGTAGCCGTTAAAATCATCAACATCGTCATAGTCAGTCAATGTAGTCTCACCGCTATCTGGTCCTAGATCAGCAGGATCTGTAAAAGGAGAGGAGCCCTCTTCGTCAAAAGACCTGCTTAAGACTAACTCCATATAAGATGCAGCCATACTGGAGGCACGGTTAATATAAATACCTGTATCAGTATCGCGAGAGACAGTAGCAAATAAATTCATCAACGGAATAGTTATTAAGACAAATACTACTATTGAAATTATTATCTCTATAAGAGTTAAGCCTTTCATTGGACCTCCACCCACCCTGTTACAGGATATACTGTGATCGTCTTAGACCTACCCCTATAATTTAAAACTATCGTACTTACTGCCGATAAATCATTGCCGGATGAATCTAAGGGCTCACCTAAAGATGAGAACCTTAGCTCGTTTGAAGAATCTATATTTACTGAGCTTATGCTGACACCTTTATACTCTTCTGTTGTATCTAAATCCAAGCTCATACCTGCCCGGCTATAAGGGTCTATAGCTAAAGTACCTGTATCAACCTCATAGACTTGATAATAATTGGCTGAAACATTAAATTCAACCCCATAGCGCCTATGTTCTGCTATAGAGAGATATTGGGTGTATCTTATGTCAGAACTTATCTTTTGGGCACAGGAATATATTCTAGCATCCAAATAAGAATCAATATTAGGCACAGATATCAGCACTACAAAACCTAAAATTGAGATAAGCATTATAAGCTCAATTAAAGTAAAGCCCTTATTCCTTCGCATATAAAAATATTAGTTAACCTAGTTGTTTTTTACAAGTTTTATATTAAATAGCTCTACTCAAATATAGTCTAGAGAACAGCATCTTTTACATATAGGCAGCAAATTATTGTTTAATATATCTTTACGCAAATTCTGCATGATTTTGCTATCCCAAAGCTCAAGCAGGCTATCTTTAGTTATATTGCCAATCTTTTTGTATATAAAAGGGCATATTAGTACGTCTCCATTCTCTATAACGGTCAAGGAATGTAGATGCTTACAGATCAAATTTTTCTCTTCCCGTGCTTGACCCTGAAAGAATTCAAGCGGGTCTTTTGCTGTAATCCTTGGATATATAGCTGTAAATACAGTGCCTCTTCTCCTTAAACTTATTATCTGATGTATAGCCGCGGTACTTTTTTGTAAATATGCTTTTTTATCACTAAGCTCCTTTTGCTGTATAAAAAAACTGTCATTCTGATTAAAATTCAAAATATCAGATGCTTCTTTAATATCACCCTCTGAATAAAACATTTCAGGCATAAATGTAAGTCTATCGACTTTCAATTTAGAAGCCAAATCCACAAGATAACCGATGGAATCAACATTCTCAGGGATAATAACAGCATAGAGCCCAACTATAAACGGAGCATCGCATAGCCACTCTAATGCTCTATAAGCTCTCTGAAAAGAATCTCCTGATTTTCTTAAATTATTATGGC
This genomic window from Candidatus Kaelpia aquatica contains:
- a CDS encoding DUF3108 domain-containing protein, giving the protein MAMQSPAIYSREWQEKDIVIPRSEVADFAHEEHLYKIRWLGLIVAEAEFKNLGLEEYNGVECYHIVITMRTHKVLNFIFKVKDEFHSYIDSKSLKPLAYIVKRREGGYRSESETIFDYKNNKLIYHSLLDDSKKEIDLEPDYYDFFSCFYKFRTSDFDKGLHSFKAIQRAKIWQIDIEVVKKGLLELRGHGTPDVVLVNIKASSGQEKARGEAWIWFSGDKKKVPLLAQFNINIPVVGTVRAALEK
- a CDS encoding glycosyltransferase family 9 protein, whose product is MKILIITLSNIGDAVLTTGVLEALKAKFPNLVLDIVVDERAQGVFSCDDRVNRIHLYKKSLSFLDKFRFFISLRKQNYDLVVDLKNIFASFLISFHSLKSKKVKAHAYLKHNMALRELFSKEELGIFKPKVLWSDKEREHIDSFGLNKYLVISATAKSFTKSWPLKHYKALIALLLMKYPDLDIVLTGNDQEKSVLEELVLDGRVKNLGAKTTIPQLACLIAGAEIVITNDSASLHLSSSSNRPTVAIFGPTPAVKYGPLADNSALIKRSYSCSPCEKAQCIFSDKRCLESIKPYYVLNIIEKILDGKKRDGSNEYNRILLSRTDRMGDLLLTTPAIEAVRNKFPNAYICFLSNSKTVALLKDNPYIDEVIGLDKDKNHKGILGFLRLLREIRERKFDLSVHLHPTNRNHLLSFLGSIPKRVGYDSKLGLLNNMRVEHKKQEGEKSEAEYNFDLLRKIGIDKISLNQFIVPDRGALEWVDRELQSKNITRFAVIHPGASCKSKLWDLENFIELSKRIKLKNNLEVIFILGPDDEELRDRLNQHPEISPYLYYNITLERSVALISRASLMISNDSGPMHIADSLDKPLIVIFGRNQAGLSYKRWGPLGEHAKVIYEDSGCKECLAHNCKKGFICLKNIAVDRVYGQFVKMISEVQI
- a CDS encoding tRNA (adenine-N1)-methyltransferase, with protein sequence MSFKKNELVIVRDDKNKTYLQKLDSKGRFQSHVGIVHHKDMIGKEEGEVFLTSTNREVSVFYPTLNDFIHKMGRKTAIIHPKDIGIILFLADIKPGDRIVEAGTGSGALLLALSRYVGKKGHIYSYDNRSELQDVARKNLEKFYNKFPSNVTLKQQDISNVIDEDNLDAIVLDFSQPWEVIPEAVKSLRRGGSFSSYIPTIIQAERFVKELEATESFLDIEIVEVLLRPWQIKGYSVRPQHRMVGHTGFMVFARFKGSPNIKK
- a CDS encoding ATP-binding protein; this encodes MNCKICGNEASLKLKSHNLKLCEEDFRVFLDRQFRRAVADMEMFSRQEPVLVAVSGGKDSLLCWHLINKLAYKSEGIFLDLGIEGFSSASKNKISNFAKERGLKFKVLKIEELTGFDIRTMLKKKRFCSVCGMIKRYWLNRYAYENGFSVIATGHNLDDESATLLGNILRWQLGYIRRQYPRLDAVGSKLISRVKPLYKMSEYEIKTYADLEGIDYLSDSCPFKKGNTQDVYKEALDLIEEHSPGTKSSFLFQFLDKKKDIFERDEGLCLNECSRCGMLTTQEVCSYCKLIEKEKARYEFQEK
- a CDS encoding ATP-binding protein — protein: MAEILTNPFTPQSGLEPRILGGREQLVKDFSSLLQKRKEREYFHLLLLGEWGRGKTSLLKYYKKISQNESCKAAYTSLAKSGPRDSYRDVLSSIVEEITFGLGLDIDLSSFQNRSKNAAISLVEALKSIFKGSNSQMLVVLVDDIQNISEMPKVLDLLRIALSNEDLIKETNILFVLASTPSGWTDFLKRYDPIGRFFRKKQILDKLPKDSLMATVKNTLNGTGVIFESSIMDNCWDYSEGHPYELQLLANHLYDNQIKGVVSKECWEVSLLNTLKDLGIEYFSSLYDKASEREKELLHIFAEKGDYLSLTQLKDIIIFEEKIKNYPVSNIKNFVYRLVDKNLILRRDDKKYRILDRMFAEYILRFR
- a CDS encoding glycosyltransferase family 39 protein; amino-acid sequence: MKTIGLVLISAFILFFLLGHLSLIDPDEGRYAESAREMMASNQYLIPLLNSAPRVNKPILFYWTIVASYKIFGVNEFAARFPSALSGLALILGLYFFIKREKNKNSFIPTLILLSFPAFLISSRIAITDMLFTAFIVFSIFAFWRSLSNKKFILLSFIFAGLSLATKGPVGVILIFLSVSIFSIIEKDSHYLRRFLNPWGIMLMFLIGGFWYLILFLKIGQVEFLELIRQETLGRFQGGFVHREPFYYYIPLIFIGSLPWILFLFGLRKSDLTIKLNRFLISYIFTAVIFFSLCKSKLPTYILSIFPPLAVVLSNSVERAWEKRTRVGLFFFFMLAAVSFALRFIVSDFIDVGLDIPFKNIALIIFLIALPLLILHRRKLKTQFPYLSLAPTLIYFYLLIAYGDAFSNYRSTENLFKGRDLDVEVIYTWKFFKPSILFYSKSQVKEIKEIENFKGSDIIIPKEELSFLKERLPALDIISETDKYYLIKVQKLQK
- a CDS encoding lipid-A-disaccharide synthase N-terminal domain-containing protein; this encodes MNTNLWLLVGFLGQIMFSMRFLIQWLASEKRKKSIVPVSFWYFSIAGGVLLLSYSIFRKDPVFMLGQSVGVIIYSRNLYLIHKKHQVD
- a CDS encoding glycosyltransferase family 2 protein; translated protein: MKISFVIPVYNEEENIPILYEELKGLINSAAIESEIIFIDDGSTDNSLDIIKSIKREDQTVEVLSFEKNYGQSSALKVGFDRASGDIVVTMDSDLQNDPTEILKLLPYLEKGYDVVSGWRKNRADSFKKKFASKIANSIRNKIIKDDIKDTGCMLKVYRRDVLAKIEMFRGFHRFLPSLLKLHGASVIEVEVNHRKRKFGKSKYGIKNRMLKSLVDTFIVLWMKKNYIKPHIKEEL
- a CDS encoding prepilin-type N-terminal cleavage/methylation domain-containing protein, translated to MRGIIRNKKSFTLIEVIMVIVLMGIFSYGVSLYVLRVVDSWKFLTQRYALEQDSKLALDFMSRDLKEIGVDSSSDPTISFASDDAVTFTNIDSESIAYVYNSNIIYKNSQPLIKNVSSFQVKYYNQSNAEIIPVAGILSAAQIEDIWYLYLRFNAYKGDQSSAFNSYVFPRNFLSR
- a CDS encoding prepilin-type N-terminal cleavage/methylation domain-containing protein, which produces MRRNKGFTLIELIMLISILGFVVLISVPNIDSYLDARIYSCAQKISSDIRYTQYLSIAEHRRYGVEFNVSANYYQVYEVDTGTLAIDPYSRAGMSLDLDTTEEYKGVSISSVNIDSSNELRFSSLGEPLDSSGNDLSAVSTIVLNYRGRSKTITVYPVTGWVEVQ
- a CDS encoding radical SAM protein — protein: MNLKLKILRSRLLKQFIRWGLTDVILDLYWSGNNKSSWKEIKSSGYIDKPRSVWFEPTMRCNLSCDFCHQSRRRGLNFSELGIKEIEKFLNHIKDWGLDLIEMVGGEIFIREDIFEILDLIEAREIKVKLGTNGYLLDQEKVEKLKTYKYIESIAVSIDADRERHNNLRKSGDSFQRAYRALEWLCDAPFIVGLYAVIIPENVDSIGYLVDLASKLKVDRLTFMPEMFYSEGDIKEASDILNFNQNDSFFIQQKELSDKKAYLQKSTAAIHQIISLRRRGTVFTAIYPRITAKDPLEFFQGQAREEKNLICKHLHSLTVIENGDVLICPFIYKKIGNITKDSLLELWDSKIMQNLRKDILNNNLLPICKRCCSLDYI